The uncultured Fusobacterium sp. genome has a window encoding:
- a CDS encoding lipid-A-disaccharide synthase N-terminal domain-containing protein, with translation MFNLDFMMLIGLLGQGLFSMRFIVQWIASEKAGKSVVPFSFWLFSLGGSIFLLIYAIYRKDPVFILGQAPNLLIYSRNIWLIKKK, from the coding sequence ATGTTTAATTTAGATTTTATGATGTTGATAGGTTTGTTGGGACAAGGGCTTTTCTCAATGAGATTTATTGTTCAATGGATAGCAAGTGAAAAAGCTGGAAAAAGTGTAGTTCCTTTTTCATTTTGGTTGTTTAGTTTAGGAGGAAGTATATTTTTATTAATATATGCTATCTATAGAAAAGATCCTGTTTTTATATTAGGACAAGCACCTAATCTTTTAATATACTCAAGAAACATATGGTTGATTAAGAAAAAATAA
- a CDS encoding glycosyltransferase family 39 protein — protein sequence MQKISYKNIFKILFIYLIIYIPIALKRFPDIRNEIKYYAIIDTLIKSREFFILKYFSELYPDKPPLYFWLIRFFKENFANFNFLSIFFGSIIPSFIIIILIYNLFTKLKNEKFGFLVAVSLATTPFFMGISVFLRMDMLMNLFITISLYYFFSIYFNLIKNSWFNREIIYVSIFLGIFTKGIAGGMVPLSIILGFLILERNLSFLKKINFLTGLGFIIFCTLAWFSLIYLLPEGKEYLSLMFKQETVGRIVKAKTHIKPFYYYLVRLSFLIFPYSLFWYCGIFYYLKNIKNYNRWNYLEKIGVIWSIVPLILFSLASGKLDIYMLPLFTGMILLSLNFFIKIKEKKIGEVLLKIISVILIIPFFLNKFLKNKENHYKNFLTIPLSIIIIFVVLAQGIWLFNRYFTLKPIVAQIQDNRKIYTYRFEDFKNIEGVEPRVKASNITNIQEISEIKEKIINSNSRVYFITKNKYKDIFNNIFNLKLKFNNESYCFFEIEQ from the coding sequence ATGCAAAAAATCTCATATAAAAATATTTTTAAAATTTTATTTATCTATTTAATAATTTACATTCCAATAGCTTTAAAAAGGTTTCCAGATATAAGAAATGAGATAAAATACTATGCAATAATAGACACTCTTATTAAAAGCAGAGAGTTTTTTATCTTGAAATATTTTTCAGAGTTATATCCAGACAAGCCACCATTATATTTTTGGTTAATTAGATTTTTTAAAGAAAACTTTGCAAACTTTAATTTTTTATCTATCTTCTTTGGTAGTATCATTCCATCTTTTATAATAATTATTTTAATATACAATCTTTTTACCAAATTAAAAAATGAAAAGTTTGGGTTTTTAGTTGCTGTTTCACTAGCTACAACTCCATTTTTTATGGGAATATCTGTTTTTTTAAGAATGGATATGCTAATGAATCTGTTTATAACTATTAGCTTATATTATTTTTTTAGTATATATTTTAATTTAATAAAAAATAGTTGGTTTAATAGAGAAATTATATATGTATCAATCTTCTTAGGAATTTTTACCAAGGGAATAGCAGGTGGAATGGTTCCCCTTTCAATTATCTTGGGATTTTTAATTTTAGAGAGAAACCTATCTTTTCTAAAAAAGATAAATTTCTTAACAGGGTTAGGTTTTATTATATTTTGTACTTTAGCTTGGTTTTCACTTATTTATCTGCTTCCAGAGGGAAAAGAGTATTTATCTTTAATGTTTAAACAAGAAACTGTTGGAAGAATTGTAAAAGCTAAAACTCATATAAAACCTTTTTACTACTATTTGGTAAGATTGAGCTTTTTAATATTTCCATACTCTTTATTCTGGTATTGTGGTATTTTTTATTATTTGAAAAATATAAAAAATTATAACAGATGGAATTATTTAGAAAAAATAGGTGTTATTTGGAGTATAGTTCCTCTTATTCTATTTTCTTTAGCTAGTGGGAAATTGGATATTTATATGTTACCACTTTTTACTGGAATGATTCTATTGAGCTTAAATTTCTTTATTAAGATAAAAGAGAAGAAAATAGGAGAGGTTTTATTAAAAATTATCTCAGTTATCTTAATTATTCCTTTTTTCCTTAATAAATTTTTAAAAAATAAAGAAAATCATTATAAGAATTTTTTAACAATTCCCCTTTCAATTATAATTATCTTTGTAGTATTAGCACAGGGAATATGGTTATTTAATAGATATTTTACTCTTAAACCTATAGTTGCCCAAATCCAAGATAATAGAAAGATATATACATATAGATTTGAGGATTTTAAAAATATAGAGGGGGTAGAGCCTAGAGTTAAAGCTAGTAATATTACAAATATTCAAGAGATTTCAGAAATAAAAGAAAAAATAATTAATTCAAACTCAAGAGTATATTTTATAACTAAAAATAAATATAAAGATATATTTAATAATATTTTTAACTTAAAATTAAAATTTAATAATGAATCTTATTGTTTCTTTGAAATTGAACAGTAA
- a CDS encoding glycosyltransferase family 2 protein, translating into MERISVIAPIFNEKENIVRLITKIEETLKKRFLSYEIILIDDGSTDGSGELLDEEANKNGHIKVAHFTKNNGQTAALDAGFKIATGDLIVTMDADLQTNPEDIYTLLPYIEKYDMVNGMRESREDGLKRKISSLVGNGVRNFVTGDNIKDTGCPLKLFKKEVVKSFYLFEGMHRFLPTLAKINGFSVIEIPVRHYDREFGTSKYGIFNRLFKGLKDAFAVRWMEQRKLNYKIKD; encoded by the coding sequence ATGGAAAGAATATCAGTAATAGCACCTATTTTTAATGAAAAGGAAAATATAGTTAGATTGATCACTAAGATTGAGGAGACATTGAAGAAGAGATTTCTATCATATGAAATTATCTTAATTGATGATGGAAGTACAGATGGAAGTGGAGAGTTGTTAGATGAAGAAGCCAATAAAAATGGACATATAAAAGTTGCTCATTTTACTAAAAATAATGGACAAACAGCTGCTTTAGATGCTGGGTTTAAAATTGCTACTGGAGATCTTATAGTTACTATGGATGCTGATTTACAAACAAACCCTGAAGATATCTATACTTTGCTACCATATATAGAAAAATATGATATGGTAAATGGAATGAGAGAGAGTAGAGAAGATGGACTTAAAAGAAAAATCTCATCTTTAGTTGGAAACGGAGTTAGAAATTTTGTTACAGGAGATAATATAAAGGATACTGGTTGTCCTCTTAAACTGTTTAAAAAAGAAGTTGTAAAAAGTTTTTATCTTTTTGAGGGAATGCACAGATTTTTACCAACATTGGCTAAGATAAATGGTTTCTCTGTTATAGAAATACCTGTTAGACACTATGATAGAGAGTTTGGAACTTCTAAATATGGAATTTTTAATCGTCTATTTAAGGGATTAAAAGATGCTTTTGCTGTTAGATGGATGGAACAAAGAAAATTAAACTATAAGATTAAAGATTAG
- a CDS encoding cell wall metabolism sensor histidine kinase WalK has product MKKISKELRKSYIVLIFLFLLSYIGIVIFFACYINKVTYEDLKTTDGFMNYELGEFEHKLKLGKTIENLFQGALDECPKIDGLSALFIYNNKIYGEDYPEDTVKKIEKEIKSQEVQKLGFYRYQFIYREVKVNNNIKFDLILVKNMQEDREILQGIIKIILFLAISTILIGTYISKNFYHKFMKPLNTLQDITNKLNLNTLDNKFNTSSQFIEFSNIITAYENMLKRLKTQTDSQIDFVNNASHELKTPIFIINGYINLIKRWGHENQEITQEAIDSIEEETKNMSTLVSKLLFLAKDNINDIEHREFSLKILIENIISDLKIVYPYEKINLIGEEVSIISDYNLIKQLLVNIIENSIKYGRKNDIDIKIIKGQNIVIEIKDRGEGISKENLEHIYDKFFRVDKARSREINSHGLGLSIVRKITDTLNIDINIESELNVGTIVTLTLPKL; this is encoded by the coding sequence ATGAAAAAAATATCAAAGGAATTAAGAAAAAGTTATATTGTTTTAATTTTTCTATTTTTATTATCTTATATTGGAATTGTAATCTTTTTTGCTTGTTATATTAATAAAGTAACCTATGAAGATCTTAAAACAACAGATGGTTTTATGAATTATGAATTAGGGGAATTTGAGCATAAACTTAAACTTGGAAAAACTATTGAGAATCTTTTTCAAGGAGCTTTAGATGAGTGTCCTAAAATAGATGGACTTTCAGCTCTTTTTATTTATAATAATAAAATTTATGGAGAAGATTATCCAGAAGATACAGTTAAAAAAATAGAAAAAGAGATTAAATCACAAGAAGTTCAAAAATTAGGTTTTTATAGGTATCAATTTATTTATAGAGAAGTTAAAGTCAATAATAATATTAAATTTGATCTTATCTTAGTAAAAAATATGCAAGAGGATAGGGAAATCTTACAGGGAATTATTAAAATTATACTCTTTTTAGCTATTTCTACTATTTTAATTGGTACTTATATATCAAAAAATTTTTATCATAAATTTATGAAACCTCTAAATACTTTACAAGATATAACTAATAAATTAAACTTAAATACATTGGATAATAAGTTTAATACTTCTAGTCAATTTATAGAGTTTTCAAATATTATCACAGCCTATGAAAATATGTTAAAAAGATTAAAAACACAAACTGATTCTCAAATAGACTTTGTTAATAATGCTTCTCATGAATTGAAAACACCTATTTTTATAATTAATGGTTATATAAATCTTATAAAAAGATGGGGACATGAAAATCAAGAAATCACTCAAGAAGCTATTGATTCAATAGAGGAGGAAACTAAAAATATGTCAACTTTAGTTTCTAAACTTTTATTTTTAGCTAAAGATAATATTAATGATATTGAACATAGAGAATTTTCTTTAAAAATTCTTATAGAAAATATTATAAGTGATTTAAAAATAGTATATCCATATGAAAAAATCAATCTTATTGGAGAAGAGGTATCTATAATCTCAGACTATAACCTTATTAAACAACTTTTAGTTAATATTATAGAAAACAGTATAAAATATGGAAGAAAAAATGATATAGATATTAAGATTATTAAGGGACAAAATATAGTTATTGAGATAAAAGATAGGGGAGAAGGAATAAGCAAAGAAAATCTTGAACATATTTATGATAAGTTCTTTAGAGTTGACAAAGCTAGAAGTAGAGAAATCAACAGCCATGGACTTGGTCTTTCAATAGTAAGAAAAATTACTGATACTTTAAACATTGATATAAATATAGAGAGTGAATTAAATGTGGGAACAATAGTTACACTTACATTACCAAAACTATAA
- a CDS encoding LacI family DNA-binding transcriptional regulator — translation MITLKNLSEMTGYSITTISRVLNNDKTLRASNKTKEIIKTIAKSTGYKTIQSKKNRSKPKSNLIKKIYIGIADSFNMKEYIKDPYYMYLKEFVEQECLKKKVELIKLQYDEKKEIYSIFPNKKVSGIITIGNFSETRIKAIRKITDNIVFLDSAPRNGKYSSVVVDLELGIKRGLDYLLECGHKRIFFVGPKTAPNALNREEPEIKRKAFIEYIKEKNIEEFTQIIDCERSIENAYQMITKFINEKNQLPTAFVTVNESVTIGILNALNNCNIRVPEDVSILNYNNTVYSAFVNPPLSSISINSEYMSKIAVDLIIKQFESREYYPIQVSVFPEILERESVKKLKI, via the coding sequence ATGATTACTTTAAAAAATCTTTCAGAAATGACTGGGTATTCTATTACAACCATTTCTAGAGTATTAAACAATGATAAAACACTAAGAGCAAGCAATAAAACAAAAGAAATAATAAAAACAATAGCCAAAAGCACAGGATATAAAACTATCCAAAGTAAAAAAAATAGATCAAAACCAAAAAGTAATTTAATAAAAAAAATATATATTGGAATAGCAGATTCTTTTAATATGAAAGAGTATATCAAAGATCCATACTACATGTATTTAAAAGAATTTGTAGAACAAGAATGTCTTAAAAAAAAAGTAGAACTTATTAAATTACAATATGATGAAAAAAAAGAAATATATAGCATCTTTCCAAATAAAAAAGTTAGTGGAATTATTACTATAGGAAATTTTTCAGAAACTAGAATAAAAGCAATAAGAAAAATTACAGATAATATTGTATTTTTAGATTCTGCCCCTAGAAATGGAAAATATTCAAGTGTAGTAGTTGATCTAGAGTTAGGAATAAAAAGAGGACTAGATTATCTATTAGAATGTGGACATAAAAGAATTTTTTTTGTAGGACCTAAAACTGCTCCAAATGCATTAAATAGAGAGGAGCCAGAAATAAAAAGAAAAGCTTTTATTGAATATATAAAAGAAAAAAATATAGAAGAATTTACTCAAATAATTGATTGTGAAAGATCTATAGAAAATGCTTATCAAATGATAACCAAATTTATTAATGAAAAAAATCAATTACCAACAGCTTTTGTAACAGTAAATGAAAGTGTAACCATTGGAATTCTAAATGCTCTTAATAATTGCAATATAAGAGTTCCAGAAGATGTAAGCATTCTAAATTACAACAATACTGTTTATTCAGCTTTTGTAAATCCCCCTCTTTCAAGTATAAGTATCAACAGTGAATATATGTCTAAAATTGCAGTAGACTTAATAATAAAGCAATTTGAGTCAAGAGAATATTATCCAATTCAAGTTTCTGTATTTCCTGAAATACTAGAAAGAGAAAGCGTCAAAAAATTAAAAATATAA
- a CDS encoding MalY/PatB family protein, producing MKYDFTTLLSRKETGSVKWEEMYQWNPNVEEGVVPFSVADMEIKNPPEVIEGLKEYLDVAVLGYTKAYPAFLDSVVSWLKRRHDYEVKKEWIVNTPGIVNAFFAAVNAFTEPGDGVIIFRPVYYPFTMSIEKNKRELVNCPLKEDNGYYTIDYEKFEEEAKKPKNKLLIFCSPHNPVGRVWKKEELEKVAEIAVRNNLIVVADEIWHDLVMPGNKHTVMATVSKELEERLITCTAPSKTFNLAGLATSSIIIKNKDIRDAYIETLEIMRSSYVNILGFKACEIAYNNCEKWLEELIQVLDRNQKIVKEFFEKRFPQIKVNLAEGTYLLWLDFRALGLSDKELERFMHMEAEFFTDEGYIFGAEGSGYERVNLAAPTWVIEKALERLGNALEKIYKTKK from the coding sequence GTGAAGTATGATTTTACAACATTATTATCTAGAAAAGAGACTGGATCAGTTAAATGGGAAGAGATGTATCAATGGAATCCAAATGTTGAAGAGGGAGTTGTACCTTTTTCAGTAGCAGATATGGAAATTAAGAATCCTCCAGAAGTAATAGAAGGATTAAAAGAATATTTAGATGTAGCTGTTTTAGGATATACAAAAGCTTATCCTGCATTTTTAGATTCAGTTGTAAGCTGGTTAAAAAGAAGACACGATTATGAAGTAAAAAAAGAATGGATAGTTAATACTCCAGGAATAGTGAATGCATTTTTTGCTGCAGTAAATGCTTTTACTGAACCTGGAGATGGAGTAATTATATTTAGACCAGTGTATTATCCATTTACTATGTCAATTGAAAAAAATAAAAGAGAATTAGTAAATTGCCCTTTAAAAGAAGATAATGGTTATTATACTATTGACTATGAAAAATTTGAAGAGGAAGCTAAGAAGCCTAAAAATAAATTATTAATTTTTTGTAGTCCTCATAACCCAGTTGGAAGAGTGTGGAAGAAAGAGGAATTAGAAAAAGTGGCAGAAATTGCAGTGAGAAATAATCTTATAGTTGTTGCAGATGAGATATGGCATGATTTAGTTATGCCAGGAAATAAACATACAGTTATGGCAACAGTAAGTAAAGAATTAGAAGAAAGATTAATTACTTGTACAGCACCATCAAAAACATTTAATTTAGCAGGACTTGCTACTTCAAGTATTATTATAAAGAATAAGGATATTAGAGATGCTTATATAGAAACATTGGAAATAATGAGAAGTTCTTATGTAAATATTTTAGGATTTAAAGCTTGTGAGATAGCATATAATAATTGTGAAAAATGGTTAGAAGAATTAATCCAAGTTTTAGATAGAAATCAAAAAATAGTAAAAGAGTTTTTTGAGAAAAGATTCCCTCAAATTAAGGTAAATCTTGCAGAGGGAACATATCTTTTATGGTTAGATTTCAGGGCTTTGGGATTATCAGATAAAGAATTAGAAAGATTTATGCATATGGAAGCTGAATTCTTTACAGATGAAGGATATATTTTTGGAGCTGAAGGAAGTGGTTATGAAAGAGTAAACTTAGCTGCTCCTACTTGGGTTATAGAAAAAGCATTAGAAAGACTTGGAAATGCATTAGAAAAAATATATAAAACTAAAAAATAA
- a CDS encoding glycoside hydrolase family 2 TIM barrel-domain containing protein codes for MNILDPKIDWLENPEIFRVNRIDAHSDHIYFESLSEAYSLKETELKQSLNGKWKFSFAKNQDLREKDFYKENFDCSNFSEIEVPGHIEMQGFDKIQYTNVLYPWDGRELLRPPHISKEYNPVGSYIKYFELDEKLKDKRTFLSFQGVETAFYVWINGEFLGYSEDSFTPSEFEVTKFLRAGKNKIAVEVYKRSSASWLEDQDFWRFSGIFRDVFLYSVPEIHINDLFLKSNLDGDFENAEVTAELNFLEKKEGNISVVIVDPSGKEVVKTSDYSLDKNVSISINLKNPLLWSAEIPNLYTFYFIVKNSVGKIIEVVPQKFGIRKFELKDGIMKLNGKRIIFKGVNRHEFNCKTGRVVTKEDMLWDIKFLKQNNINAVRTSHYPNNSFWYELCDEYGIYLIDEANLESHGSWMKLGMSEPSWNVPGNLPEWRECVLDRAQSMLERDKNHPSILIWSCGNESYAEENILNMTKFFHKRDNTRIVHYEGCFWNREYETCSDIESRMYAKVKDIEEYLSSNPKKPYISCEYMHAMGNSCGGFMKYTELEDKYEKYQGGFIWDYIDQAISVEKDGKEVLLYGGDFMDRTSDYSFCGNGIVFADRIATPKVQEIKYLYQNVVITPNEKGCTIRNKNLFDDLSKYKFIYTLKQEEKIIMKGEFEVTCAPETTITVDIPWGIAEETYTKNISMVLKEDTAWAKAGHEIAYGQEVIDITMKNDLEENELKVVDGDGNIGIYVGKTEMLFSKDKGLVSLVYDKKELIIERPQPVFWRASTDNDKGYAHNHNCSAWLGASLFQKMKHIAQFKIAEDKKSVEIFYIHEIPVVPELEVNVTYLVKNTGDIKITLKYNGKEGLPELPLLGMRFKMPNDFNTFKYFGKGPEENYIDRNKGARVDIFERSVVSNLTPYLVPQECGNRTEVRWAEVKTEDNKGVKFIYDNNPFELSVLPYNFLELEQAAHEYELPKSNYTYVTISMKQMGVGGDDSWGAPVLDEFCIPSNKNYEYSFYIRNINGNK; via the coding sequence ATGAATATATTAGATCCAAAAATTGACTGGTTAGAAAATCCAGAAATATTTAGAGTTAATAGAATAGATGCTCATTCTGATCATATATATTTTGAATCATTAAGTGAGGCATATTCTTTAAAAGAAACGGAACTAAAACAAAGTTTAAATGGAAAATGGAAATTTTCTTTTGCTAAAAATCAAGATTTAAGAGAAAAAGATTTTTATAAAGAGAATTTTGATTGTTCAAATTTTTCAGAAATAGAAGTTCCAGGACATATTGAAATGCAAGGTTTTGATAAAATACAATACACAAATGTTTTATATCCTTGGGATGGACGTGAACTTTTAAGACCACCTCATATTTCTAAAGAATATAATCCTGTTGGAAGTTATATAAAATATTTTGAACTAGATGAAAAATTAAAAGATAAAAGAACTTTTTTATCTTTTCAAGGAGTAGAAACAGCTTTTTATGTTTGGATTAATGGAGAGTTTTTAGGATATAGTGAGGACTCCTTCACTCCTTCTGAATTTGAAGTAACTAAATTTTTAAGAGCTGGTAAAAACAAGATAGCTGTTGAAGTATATAAAAGAAGTAGCGCTTCTTGGTTAGAAGATCAAGATTTCTGGAGATTTTCAGGAATATTTAGAGATGTATTTTTATACTCTGTTCCTGAGATTCATATAAACGATCTATTTTTAAAATCAAATTTAGATGGAGATTTTGAAAATGCAGAGGTAACAGCAGAATTAAATTTTTTAGAAAAAAAAGAAGGAAATATCTCTGTTGTAATCGTTGATCCTTCTGGAAAAGAAGTTGTTAAGACTTCAGATTATTCTTTGGATAAAAATGTAAGTATATCAATTAATCTAAAAAATCCATTACTATGGAGTGCTGAAATCCCAAATCTTTATACTTTCTATTTTATAGTAAAAAATTCTGTTGGGAAAATAATTGAAGTAGTTCCTCAAAAATTTGGAATTAGAAAATTTGAATTAAAAGATGGGATTATGAAGTTAAATGGTAAAAGAATTATTTTTAAAGGAGTTAATCGTCACGAATTTAATTGTAAAACAGGTAGAGTAGTTACAAAAGAAGATATGTTATGGGATATAAAGTTTCTTAAACAAAATAATATAAATGCTGTTAGAACTTCTCATTATCCTAATAATTCTTTTTGGTATGAGCTTTGTGATGAGTACGGAATTTATTTAATAGATGAAGCAAATCTTGAATCACATGGTTCTTGGATGAAGCTTGGAATGTCTGAGCCTTCTTGGAATGTACCTGGAAATCTTCCTGAATGGAGAGAATGTGTTCTTGATAGAGCACAATCTATGCTTGAAAGAGATAAAAATCATCCGTCTATTTTAATCTGGTCTTGTGGTAATGAAAGTTATGCAGAAGAAAATATTTTAAATATGACAAAATTCTTTCACAAAAGAGATAATACTAGAATAGTTCATTATGAAGGATGTTTTTGGAATAGAGAATATGAAACTTGTTCTGATATAGAAAGTAGAATGTATGCAAAAGTTAAAGATATAGAAGAATATTTAAGTTCTAATCCTAAAAAACCTTATATTAGTTGTGAATATATGCATGCTATGGGAAACTCTTGTGGTGGGTTTATGAAGTATACAGAGCTTGAAGATAAATATGAAAAATATCAAGGCGGATTTATTTGGGATTATATAGATCAAGCTATCAGCGTTGAAAAAGATGGAAAAGAAGTTTTACTTTATGGTGGAGACTTTATGGATAGAACATCAGATTATAGTTTCTGTGGAAATGGTATTGTTTTTGCTGATAGAATTGCTACTCCAAAAGTACAAGAGATAAAATATCTTTATCAAAATGTAGTAATTACGCCTAATGAAAAAGGGTGTACTATAAGAAATAAAAATCTTTTTGATGATCTGTCAAAGTATAAGTTTATTTATACTTTAAAACAAGAGGAAAAAATTATTATGAAAGGTGAATTTGAAGTTACGTGTGCTCCAGAAACTACAATAACTGTTGATATTCCTTGGGGGATAGCTGAGGAAACATATACAAAAAATATTTCTATGGTTTTAAAAGAAGATACAGCTTGGGCAAAAGCTGGACATGAGATTGCTTACGGGCAAGAAGTTATAGATATAACAATGAAAAATGATCTTGAAGAAAATGAACTTAAAGTAGTTGATGGAGATGGAAATATTGGAATTTATGTTGGAAAGACAGAAATGTTATTTTCTAAAGATAAAGGTTTAGTATCTCTTGTTTATGATAAAAAAGAGTTAATAATTGAAAGACCTCAACCAGTATTCTGGAGGGCTTCAACTGATAACGATAAAGGTTATGCTCATAATCATAATTGTTCAGCTTGGTTAGGAGCATCTTTGTTCCAAAAAATGAAACATATTGCACAATTTAAAATAGCTGAGGATAAAAAATCAGTAGAAATTTTCTATATTCATGAGATTCCTGTTGTGCCAGAATTAGAAGTGAATGTAACTTATTTAGTAAAAAATACTGGAGATATAAAAATTACATTAAAATATAATGGAAAAGAGGGATTGCCAGAATTACCTTTATTGGGAATGAGATTTAAAATGCCTAATGATTTTAATACTTTTAAATACTTTGGTAAAGGACCTGAAGAAAACTATATAGATCGTAATAAAGGAGCTAGAGTAGATATTTTTGAAAGAAGTGTAGTTAGTAATTTAACACCATATTTAGTTCCTCAAGAGTGTGGAAATAGAACTGAAGTTAGATGGGCTGAAGTTAAAACAGAGGATAATAAAGGAGTAAAATTTATTTATGATAACAATCCTTTTGAACTTAGTGTTTTACCATATAATTTCTTAGAACTTGAACAAGCAGCTCATGAATATGAACTTCCTAAATCGAATTATACTTATGTAACAATTAGTATGAAACAAATGGGAGTTGGAGGAGATGATTCTTGGGGAGCTCCAGTTCTTGATGAGTTTTGCATACCATCAAATAAAAACTATGAATACTCATTTTATATTAGAAATATAAATGGAAATAAATAA
- a CDS encoding response regulator transcription factor, which yields MKTILIIEDEKKIRRFLQLELEHEGYSVITAEDGEEGLNKVKNNHYDIVLLDLMLPKLSGEEVCKEIREFSEIPIIILTAKDQTLNKVELLDMGADDYLTKPFAIEELLARIRVALRNKKDFTDNRFLTYHSLKLDLETKILYRDDEEISLTKKEFNLFYFLMLNKEIVISREKILEEVWGYDFLGDEKIVDVYINALRKKIENEDEKYIQTVRGFGYTLKSRG from the coding sequence ATGAAAACTATTCTCATTATAGAAGATGAAAAGAAAATAAGAAGATTTTTACAACTTGAGCTAGAACATGAGGGATACTCAGTTATAACAGCTGAAGATGGAGAAGAGGGATTAAATAAAGTAAAAAATAATCACTATGATATTGTACTTCTTGATCTTATGTTGCCTAAACTTTCAGGAGAAGAGGTGTGTAAAGAGATTAGAGAGTTTTCAGAAATTCCAATTATTATTCTTACAGCTAAAGATCAAACTCTAAATAAAGTTGAACTTTTAGATATGGGAGCTGATGATTACTTAACTAAACCATTTGCAATAGAGGAGCTTTTAGCTAGAATAAGGGTAGCTTTAAGAAATAAAAAGGATTTTACTGATAATAGATTTTTAACATATCACTCTTTGAAACTTGATTTAGAGACAAAAATTTTATATAGAGATGATGAAGAGATCTCTCTTACTAAAAAAGAGTTTAATCTTTTTTATTTTCTTATGCTAAATAAAGAGATTGTTATCTCAAGAGAAAAGATTCTTGAAGAAGTTTGGGGATATGATTTCTTAGGAGATGAAAAAATTGTTGATGTATATATAAATGCTCTTAGAAAAAAAATAGAGAATGAAGATGAAAAATATATTCAAACTGTTAGAGGATTTGGATATACTTTGAAAAGTAGAGGTTAA